The sequence below is a genomic window from Providencia rettgeri.
AATGAACTGTTTTGCTTTTGTTGCGCAACAGGCGTATTATGCGCAGTTCCCAACTGTTGGGATGAATTTCATGGGTTCCCTCACCCCATTGTCACTAAAAAGGTACAATATGTTTAATTTTACTGCGCAGCAAAAAGCCACTGCGTTAATTTGGCTTTCGTTGTTTCATATTTTAATTATTACTTCTAGTAACTACCTAGTGCAATTGCCGATTAATATTTTCGGTTTCCATACCACTTGGGGCGCATTTACTTTTCCATTTATTTTCTTAGCAACTGACTTAACCGTCCGTATTTATGGCGCACCGCTTGCACGTAAGATTATCACTGCAGTTATGCTACCCGCACTATTAATATCCTATGTAATTTCAGCGCTATTTTTCCAAGGGGAATGGCAAGGCTTTACCGCATTATCTGAGTTTAACTTATTTGTCGCACGTATTGCCGCAGCAAGCTTTATGGCTTATGTGTTGGGTCAAATATTAGATGTCAGTGTTTTTAATCGATTACGTCAAAATGCACGTTGGTATGTGGCTCCTGCTTGTGCCATGTTCTTTGGTAATTTAATTGATACTATCGCATTCTTCTTTATCGCATTTTTCCGTAGTAGCGACCCATTTATGGCCGCAAACTGGGTAGAGATTGCATTAGTTGACTATGTCTTCAAACTACTTATTTGTATGCTGTTTTTCTTACCAGCTTACGGTGTACTTTTGAATTTTATTTTGAAATATTTCTTTGCAAACTCAGATAAAAAACAGTTAGTCAATCAACACTAAAAACAAAAAAAGGAGATAGCTAAATGCTATCTCCAAATAAGTTTAACTGAGCTAAAACAAAAAATAACAACCCTACAATTTGATAAGTAATAGATCACAAAGCTTTTGCTAGAAGTGAAATCGGGTGCTCACACTTCTTACTCGTCGACATCTCAATCTGCCACTTACAAGTCTCGCAGTCTGTGATCACCATATCCGCGCCACTTTCTTCAATTTGGCGAAATAACCCTGCACCAATACCTTGAGAGACTTCATAGTTTTCTTTTTTGAAACCATAGGTTCCTGCGATACCACAACATTGTGAATCCAACACAATCAGTTCAACGCCGGGTACACGCTTAATTAACTCTAATGTGTAGGAAGTCCACCCCATTTTTTCCATATGGCATGGTGTGTGATAAGCCACTTTTAAAGGCGTATGTTTCAGTTTAAGTTCACGACCTTCTTCCAGTAAACGGTAGATATAACGTGTTGCAAGCTCGATGTTATCCCTCATTGCGGAAGTATCAACATCAAGGACATGCGTATATTCATCACGGATGGTAAACGTACAGGTTGATGAAGTTGCAACAACAGGTACATGTTTTTCAAGGATAGTTTCTTGCAATGACTCTAAATTAACATTGGCTTGGCGCTTAGCCTGTTTCATAAAGCCATTGGCTATTAATGCCACACCACAACATTTTTCACGTTTAAGTAGCTGAACACCAATATTCATGCCGTTAAAGACTTTAATTAAGTCTTTACCTAATTGAGGGTGGTTATAATTCACATAACAGCCATGGAAGAACGCAACTTGCTCTTCAAATTTAGCTTGTTCAGCGGCTTGTTTTGCATACCAACGGCGGAAAGTCCCAAACGAATATTTAGGTAATTCACGGCGGTGGTCTATTTTCAATGCTTTATCAAGGATTTGACGTACAGGTTTTAACCCTGTAATGGTATTCACCACGGGTGCAAATGGTGTCGATAATGACCCCATTAAATCAGTATGGCTGAGAATTGCATCACGAATTTTAGGTTTTTGCTGGCTGTAAGTATTACGCGCACGAGCGATAATATCGCCAATTTTCACATCCGACGGGCAAGCCACTTCACAGCGCTTGCAGTTTGTACAATATTTAAGTGCCTCGTCATATAACATTGGGTCTTTTAAGCGCAAACGCTCACCATCAGGTCCTGCTTGCTTAGGACCAGGGTACAATGGATTGACCTTTGCAACCGGGCAGTAAGTGGTACACACCGTGCATTTAATACAGCTTTCAAAGCTTGCATCTTGAATACTCATTGTGCCACCTCCACCTGCTGGGCTTTACTCTTAATCCGTTCATTAATGATTTCATTAGCGGCATATAATGCGCTAATTATTGATACCCCCGCCCCACAACCTTGGGTGAGAGGGTCAAAACCGCCTAATACAGCGCCGGCGACATAAAGGTTTGAAATAGCGTTGCCCTCTTTTTGAGCGCGCAATTTTTCATCGGTTTTCACACCAAAAGCCATATACGGTTGGGAAGCAAAAAACTCTTTGTTAGTCCATTTTGCACGTTCTGAAATTTCACACAGGTCCAATTGCATCAATGGTTCATACACACGATCGAACTCTGCCACCAATCCATTATTGAAAAAACTCCCCGTTGCCAGAACAAAATGCTTAGCTTTTAAAGAGATATCACCATGATTACGAGTCTGGACAGATTCAATTCGGCCATCCACACAGTTTACCGCGGTGACTTTATCACCTGGCATCACTATGCCACCTTGACGCCGAAACTGACGCAATAACATTTCGTGTAAACGGATCCCCAATAAAGAAGGCGGAAGAGTCGGCAATAAAAATATAGGCTTACCTAAGCTCCTTTGTAACTCCTGTAAAGGTTCATCACTGTCGAGTCCGATACACGCTGGCATGAAAATCGCTTCTGCATCTGCGACCAACGGAGAGATTTCAGCCACCATTTGAGTCATGTTTTCTGGACGATCTAACCAACGAGCAACATTAATAGCTCTAAATTCGCTCGGGTTTTCTCTTAGTCTGTCTAATAAGGGTAAATGCACGTAGTGAGCTGTTGCTTGTAGCCCTTCACGTTGTAGCTCATCAGCCACCATCTGGGGTTGAAAATCCAAGAAACCTTCGATACCAACCACCGCGATTTTGTTAGCATCCATTTTATGGTGCAAGCCGACAGTTGGAACCGATTTAGGACTAAGCCAAGTCATGCGTTTATGGCCTAGAGGGGTAATCCGATAGTGATTTTCCTCGCACGAACCTTTTAAATGAACACCTGCTTGCTGTAATATCGACTGAGCCACATGCGCTAACTCAGTAACCTGCGTTTTTCCAATTAAACTATAAGGGTGTGCTGGCGACTGTTCCTTTAGCGCATCAAGCATTTCTAGTGGTTTTTCAGCCACTTGTCCATTTGGTAAATGGGTTAATAAATCCAAGGAGCCTGATGAAAAATGTAATGCATTTTGCCCTGCACTAACAATTGCACAAGATAGCCCAGACTGAGTTAAGCGTATGCCGCTCATTAATCCAGCTAAACCGCCGCCCATGACTACTACATCATATTTCATTGTCCGCCTCCTTCTGTGCATCCTTACCAAGTGTCGCTTCATTCATGCCACATAACCCGTGATATACCCAGCTGGTAAATTCACTTTCACGCAATGCGTCACCCCAAGCAATTGGACGTACACCTTTCCAACGTTCATTCAGGAAGTGACTTAATTGCTGCTCCGTTTCATGGGGCGTTGTGACATTAAAACGGTTGAGTAAGCCAGCTGCGCGGCATGCACATAGCTCACCTTGGCAAGTTCCCATCCCCACACGAGTACGGCGCCTTAAATCAAGTAAATTATTGACTGTTAATGAATTAACGGCATAGCGCACTTCACCCGCAGTAACGGCTTCACACTCACAAACTAAACTTTTATCGAGCCTATCCGCACTGAGAATTGCAGAAGCCCTGTCGCCATGGCGGTAAACCGCTGAACCACGAATAGGGGCTGGAATGGAAACAACATTGCGTAAGGCTTCTTCTGCACTATGTTGCGAACCCGGTAGTTGCGCTTCTGCTGTTGTACATTTGGCACTGTAGCCTAATTTTTCACAAACTTTATCAGTAGCCCATTCCGCCATCAGGCGATATGTCATTAACTTACCACCAGTGATAGTGATAAACCCTTCTAAGCCATCGCGTTTAGCATGGTCTAACAACACAATACCGCGGCTGACATTACGCCCTGATGGATCATCATCACTGGCAACTAATGGCCGAACACCGGCATATGCACGTAGAATGCGCGTTGTCGCGAGTGCAGGAGACAGCATCGAACCTTCACGAATCAGAATATCCACCTCTTCAGGGGTGACATACATATTATCAATTTGGTCATATTCAATGTGCGTGGATGTGGTACCGATCAGTGAAATGGTGTCGCCAGGCACAAGAATATCGGCATCAGCAGGCTTACGGCAGCGGTTTATCACCATGTTGTTCAAACGGTGACCTAAAATTAATAATGCCCCTTTCGCAGGGAAC
It includes:
- the glpA gene encoding anaerobic glycerol-3-phosphate dehydrogenase subunit A; protein product: MNGSSVTETDVIIIGGGATGAGVARDCARRGLRTVLLERHDIATGATGRNHGLLHSGARYAVTDGESARECIEENKILKRIAHHCIERTDGLFITLPEDSLEYQQQFITACQAAGIDATAIDPKEAIRLEPSVNPHLIGAVRVPDGTVDPFRLTAANMLDAREHGAKVLTYHEVIGLIRDGDTVRGVTVYDHHAKKQYDIYAEIVVNAGGIWGQKIAEYGELKIKMFPAKGALLILGHRLNNMVINRCRKPADADILVPGDTISLIGTTSTHIEYDQIDNMYVTPEEVDILIREGSMLSPALATTRILRAYAGVRPLVASDDDPSGRNVSRGIVLLDHAKRDGLEGFITITGGKLMTYRLMAEWATDKVCEKLGYSAKCTTAEAQLPGSQHSAEEALRNVVSIPAPIRGSAVYRHGDRASAILSADRLDKSLVCECEAVTAGEVRYAVNSLTVNNLLDLRRRTRVGMGTCQGELCACRAAGLLNRFNVTTPHETEQQLSHFLNERWKGVRPIAWGDALRESEFTSWVYHGLCGMNEATLGKDAQKEADNEI
- the glpC gene encoding anaerobic glycerol-3-phosphate dehydrogenase subunit GlpC, whose translation is MSIQDASFESCIKCTVCTTYCPVAKVNPLYPGPKQAGPDGERLRLKDPMLYDEALKYCTNCKRCEVACPSDVKIGDIIARARNTYSQQKPKIRDAILSHTDLMGSLSTPFAPVVNTITGLKPVRQILDKALKIDHRRELPKYSFGTFRRWYAKQAAEQAKFEEQVAFFHGCYVNYNHPQLGKDLIKVFNGMNIGVQLLKREKCCGVALIANGFMKQAKRQANVNLESLQETILEKHVPVVATSSTCTFTIRDEYTHVLDVDTSAMRDNIELATRYIYRLLEEGRELKLKHTPLKVAYHTPCHMEKMGWTSYTLELIKRVPGVELIVLDSQCCGIAGTYGFKKENYEVSQGIGAGLFRQIEESGADMVITDCETCKWQIEMSTSKKCEHPISLLAKAL
- the glpB gene encoding glycerol-3-phosphate dehydrogenase subunit GlpB: MKYDVVVMGGGLAGLMSGIRLTQSGLSCAIVSAGQNALHFSSGSLDLLTHLPNGQVAEKPLEMLDALKEQSPAHPYSLIGKTQVTELAHVAQSILQQAGVHLKGSCEENHYRITPLGHKRMTWLSPKSVPTVGLHHKMDANKIAVVGIEGFLDFQPQMVADELQREGLQATAHYVHLPLLDRLRENPSEFRAINVARWLDRPENMTQMVAEISPLVADAEAIFMPACIGLDSDEPLQELQRSLGKPIFLLPTLPPSLLGIRLHEMLLRQFRRQGGIVMPGDKVTAVNCVDGRIESVQTRNHGDISLKAKHFVLATGSFFNNGLVAEFDRVYEPLMQLDLCEISERAKWTNKEFFASQPYMAFGVKTDEKLRAQKEGNAISNLYVAGAVLGGFDPLTQGCGAGVSIISALYAANEIINERIKSKAQQVEVAQ
- a CDS encoding 7-cyano-7-deazaguanine/7-aminomethyl-7-deazaguanine transporter yields the protein MFNFTAQQKATALIWLSLFHILIITSSNYLVQLPINIFGFHTTWGAFTFPFIFLATDLTVRIYGAPLARKIITAVMLPALLISYVISALFFQGEWQGFTALSEFNLFVARIAAASFMAYVLGQILDVSVFNRLRQNARWYVAPACAMFFGNLIDTIAFFFIAFFRSSDPFMAANWVEIALVDYVFKLLICMLFFLPAYGVLLNFILKYFFANSDKKQLVNQH